A window of the Verminephrobacter eiseniae EF01-2 genome harbors these coding sequences:
- a CDS encoding ribonucleoside-diphosphate reductase subunit alpha → MQAALHKPATAHTLPADVQAKPAAAPDHALEHYQIMRRNGAVVPFQPQKIALAMMKAFLAVHGTQGAASASVREVVDGLTQTVTRALMRSRPGGGTFHIEDVQDQVELGLMRGGHHEIARSYVLYRERRTQERSRQGSPQQPAAALLHVLDAGVRVALDPARLQALIESACVGLGPDVKADPIVAETMRNLYDGVPMDEVCKAAILAARTLIEKDPDYSYATARLLLHTIVREVLGSDVPQAQMALAYGDYFPRFIKKGVDNGLLDERLLQYDLQRLGAAIRAERDLKFDYLGLQTLYDRYFLHVRKTRIELPQVFFMRVAMGLALNEVEREARAIEFYEVLSSFDFMSSTPTLFNSGTLRSQLSSCYLTTVPDDLDGIYESIKENALLSKFAGGLGNDWTRVRALGSYIAGTNGESQGVVPFLKVVNDTAVAVNQGGKRKGAVCTYLETWHLDIEEFLELRKNTGDDRRRTHDMNTANWIPDLFMHRVMEKGHWTLFSPSSVPDLHELFGADFEKAYVAYEEQAARGAIGPARTVQATDLWRKMLTMLFETGHPWITFKDACNLRSPQQHAGVVHSSNLCTEITLNTSDSETAVCNLGSVNLLQHLKDGQIDHDKLRQTITVAMRMLDNVIDINYYAVRKARDSNLRHRPVGLGVMAFQDCLYELRIPYASQAAVEFADQSMEAICYYAYWASTELAKERGKYLSYEGSLWERGQLPLDTLDLLAQARGDYLQVDRSSRLDWDALRQKIAQDGMRNSNCVAIAPTATISNIVGVDASIEPSFGNLSVKSNLSGEFTVINAGLVRDLKRLGLWDEVMIMDLKHFKGSLHPIDRVPQDIKALYSTAFEVDPQWLVEAASRRQKWIDQAQSLNIYMAGASGRKLDETYKLAWVRGLKTTYYLRTQSATHVEMSTVNTGQLNAVSSGPHGDAFGAAATSTPMSTAAAQAGDRPATDIAFCALDNPTCEACQ, encoded by the coding sequence ATGCAAGCCGCTTTGCACAAGCCTGCCACCGCCCACACCCTGCCTGCCGATGTCCAGGCCAAGCCAGCGGCAGCCCCCGACCATGCGCTCGAGCATTACCAGATCATGCGCCGCAATGGCGCCGTGGTGCCCTTTCAGCCGCAGAAGATCGCGCTGGCGATGATGAAGGCCTTTCTGGCCGTGCACGGCACGCAGGGCGCGGCATCGGCCAGCGTGCGCGAAGTCGTCGACGGCCTGACCCAGACCGTCACCCGCGCCCTGATGCGCTCGCGCCCGGGCGGCGGCACCTTCCATATCGAAGATGTGCAAGACCAGGTGGAACTGGGCCTGATGCGCGGCGGCCACCACGAAATTGCCCGCTCCTATGTGCTGTACCGCGAGCGCCGCACCCAGGAGCGCTCGCGCCAAGGCAGCCCGCAGCAGCCCGCAGCCGCCTTGCTGCATGTGCTCGATGCAGGCGTGCGCGTCGCGCTCGATCCCGCGCGCCTGCAAGCGCTGATCGAATCGGCCTGCGTCGGCCTGGGTCCCGACGTGAAGGCCGACCCCATCGTGGCCGAAACCATGCGCAACCTGTATGACGGCGTGCCGATGGACGAGGTCTGCAAAGCCGCCATCCTGGCGGCGCGCACGCTGATCGAAAAAGACCCCGACTACAGCTACGCCACCGCCCGCCTGCTGCTGCACACCATCGTGCGCGAGGTGCTGGGCAGCGATGTGCCCCAGGCCCAGATGGCGCTGGCCTATGGCGACTACTTTCCCCGATTCATCAAGAAGGGCGTGGACAACGGCCTGCTCGATGAACGCCTGCTGCAATACGACCTGCAACGCCTGGGCGCGGCCATACGGGCCGAGCGCGACCTGAAGTTCGACTACCTCGGCCTGCAAACCCTGTACGACCGCTACTTCCTGCATGTCCGCAAAACCCGCATCGAACTGCCCCAGGTCTTTTTCATGCGCGTGGCCATGGGTCTGGCGCTCAACGAGGTCGAGCGCGAAGCCCGGGCCATCGAGTTCTATGAAGTGCTGTCGTCCTTCGACTTCATGTCCAGCACCCCCACGCTGTTCAACAGCGGCACGCTGCGCTCGCAGTTGTCGAGCTGCTACCTGACCACGGTGCCCGACGATCTCGACGGCATCTACGAGTCGATCAAGGAAAACGCGCTGCTGTCGAAATTCGCCGGCGGTCTGGGCAACGACTGGACGCGCGTGCGCGCGCTGGGCAGCTACATTGCCGGCACCAACGGCGAATCGCAAGGCGTGGTGCCGTTCCTGAAAGTGGTCAACGACACGGCCGTGGCGGTAAACCAAGGCGGCAAGCGCAAAGGCGCAGTCTGCACCTACCTGGAAACCTGGCACCTGGACATCGAAGAATTCCTGGAACTGCGCAAGAACACCGGCGACGACCGCCGCCGCACGCACGACATGAACACGGCCAACTGGATTCCCGATCTGTTCATGCACCGCGTGATGGAAAAAGGCCATTGGACGCTGTTCTCGCCATCGAGCGTGCCCGACCTGCACGAATTGTTCGGCGCCGACTTCGAGAAAGCCTATGTGGCCTATGAGGAGCAGGCCGCCCGTGGCGCGATCGGGCCGGCCCGGACGGTGCAGGCCACCGACCTGTGGCGCAAGATGCTGACCATGCTGTTCGAGACCGGCCATCCCTGGATCACGTTCAAGGATGCCTGCAACCTGCGCTCGCCCCAGCAGCACGCGGGCGTGGTGCATTCGTCGAACCTGTGCACCGAGATCACGCTCAACACCAGCGACAGCGAAACCGCCGTGTGCAACCTCGGCTCGGTCAACCTGTTGCAGCATTTGAAAGACGGCCAGATCGACCACGACAAACTGCGCCAGACCATCACGGTGGCGATGCGCATGCTCGACAACGTGATCGACATCAACTACTACGCCGTGCGCAAGGCGCGCGACTCGAACCTGCGCCACCGTCCGGTGGGCCTGGGTGTGATGGCTTTCCAGGACTGCCTGTACGAGTTGCGCATTCCATACGCCTCGCAGGCGGCCGTGGAATTTGCCGACCAGTCGATGGAAGCGATTTGCTACTACGCCTACTGGGCCTCGACCGAACTGGCCAAAGAGCGCGGCAAATACCTGAGCTACGAAGGCTCGCTGTGGGAGCGCGGCCAGTTGCCGCTCGACACCCTGGACCTGCTCGCCCAGGCCCGTGGCGATTACTTGCAAGTCGATCGATCGTCGCGGCTCGACTGGGATGCGCTGCGCCAAAAAATCGCGCAAGACGGCATGCGCAACTCCAACTGCGTGGCCATCGCCCCGACCGCCACCATCTCCAACATCGTCGGTGTCGATGCATCGATAGAACCATCGTTCGGCAATCTGTCGGTCAAGTCCAATCTGTCGGGCGAGTTCACCGTGATCAACGCCGGCCTGGTGCGCGATCTCAAGCGTCTGGGCCTGTGGGACGAGGTGATGATCATGGACCTCAAGCATTTCAAAGGCTCGCTGCACCCGATAGACCGCGTGCCGCAGGACATCAAGGCGCTGTACTCCACGGCCTTTGAAGTCGACCCGCAGTGGTTGGTGGAAGCCGCATCGCGCCGCCAGAAATGGATCGACCAGGCGCAGAGCCTGAACATCTACATGGCCGGAGCCTCGGGCAGAAAGCTCGACGAGACCTACAAATTGGCCTGGGTGCGCGGCCTCAAGACCACCTACTACCTGCGCACGCAAAGCGCCACCCATGTCGAGATGAGCACCGTGAACACCGGCCAGCTCAACGCCGTTTCCTCGGGCCCGCATGGCGACGCCTTCGGCGCAGCGGCCACATCCACGCCCATGTCCACGGCAGCCGCACAGGCGGGCGACCGGCCGGCCACCGACATCGCGTTTTGCGCCCTCGACAACCCCACATGCGAAGCCTGCCAATGA
- the ampD gene encoding 1,6-anhydro-N-acetylmuramyl-L-alanine amidase AmpD has product MAASTEALPDAAGPWEGGWHRFAPRLPSPNHGPRPAPGNPVDLIVLHSISLPPGEFGGTAVQQLFTNRLDPQAHPYYQNLRGLQVSAHFFITRSGQPQQFVDCDRRAWHAGQSSYRGRGQCNDDSIGIELEGLEGLHFEPAQYRTLAMLCRDIALRYPIAHIAGHQHIAPGRKQDPGPGFDWAQLQRALGWPRHCFPKD; this is encoded by the coding sequence ATGGCGGCATCGACTGAAGCCCTGCCGGATGCGGCCGGCCCATGGGAAGGCGGCTGGCACCGCTTCGCCCCAAGACTGCCGTCACCCAACCATGGCCCGCGCCCGGCACCAGGCAACCCGGTCGACCTGATCGTGCTGCACTCGATCAGCCTGCCGCCGGGCGAGTTCGGCGGCACGGCGGTGCAGCAACTGTTCACCAACCGGCTGGACCCGCAGGCCCATCCCTACTACCAAAACCTGCGCGGCCTGCAGGTCTCCGCGCATTTTTTCATCACCCGCAGCGGCCAGCCGCAACAGTTCGTCGACTGCGATCGGCGCGCCTGGCATGCAGGACAGTCGTCCTACCGTGGGCGCGGCCAGTGCAATGACGACTCGATCGGCATCGAACTCGAAGGTCTGGAGGGCCTGCACTTCGAGCCTGCCCAGTACCGGACATTGGCCATGCTGTGCCGGGACATTGCGCTGCGCTACCCGATAGCACATATCGCCGGCCACCAGCATATCGCGCCGGGGCGCAAGCAGGACCCCGGCCCCGGGTTCGACTGGGCGCAGTTGCAGCGCGCGCTGGGCTGGCCCCGACACTGCTTTCCGAAGGACTGA
- a CDS encoding sigma-54-dependent transcriptional regulator, with the protein MNAPTACILVVDDEPDLRTLYELTLLREGYRVETAASVQEAREQIKANRFDVVIADMRLPDGFGMELLQDLREQQRRERCVVMTAYGSAENAVEALRCGAFDYLTKPVDLRQFRSVVASAVQGTGGVVPVRRSGPSHGRQPSASIEPPPAAGAGAALERLIGASQAMCNVRQRVAKIARGMAPVLIHGESGTGKELVAQALHASSQRADGPLIAVNCGAIPENLLEAEFFGARKGSYTGAFQDRDGYFQAARGGTLFLDEIGDLPLVMQSKLLRAIQERSVRSLGSTQEETVDVRIVSATHRDLAADVRAGRFRQDLYYRLNVIEIVIPPLRERREDLPALCNALLQRIAQESGMPLPALTERALNAIAAHPLRGNVRELENLLHRAVALSDGQELQVDWPTAKASGATPDLPARTSQSQDPLARNNAGSTVPLPSDLQAWLDQHEREILVRALRESRFNRSATAVRLGISMRQIGYRIKRLNIAVPNDQEPPEPHGGID; encoded by the coding sequence ATGAACGCCCCGACTGCTTGCATACTTGTCGTAGACGACGAACCCGATCTGCGCACCCTGTACGAACTGACCCTGCTGCGCGAAGGCTATCGCGTCGAGACCGCCGCCAGCGTGCAAGAAGCGCGCGAGCAGATCAAGGCCAATCGCTTCGATGTCGTGATCGCCGACATGCGCCTGCCCGACGGGTTCGGCATGGAACTGCTGCAAGACCTGCGCGAGCAACAACGCCGTGAGCGCTGCGTGGTCATGACCGCCTACGGCTCGGCAGAAAATGCGGTCGAGGCACTGCGCTGCGGCGCCTTCGACTACCTGACCAAGCCGGTGGATCTGCGGCAGTTCCGCTCGGTGGTGGCCTCGGCGGTGCAAGGCACCGGGGGCGTCGTGCCAGTCCGGCGCAGCGGCCCCAGCCATGGCCGGCAGCCATCGGCCAGCATCGAACCGCCGCCTGCGGCTGGAGCGGGCGCCGCGCTGGAGCGGCTGATAGGCGCATCGCAAGCCATGTGCAACGTCCGGCAACGGGTGGCCAAGATTGCACGGGGCATGGCGCCGGTGCTCATCCATGGCGAATCCGGCACCGGCAAGGAACTGGTGGCCCAGGCCCTGCACGCCAGCAGCCAGCGTGCCGACGGCCCGCTGATTGCCGTGAACTGCGGGGCGATCCCGGAAAACCTGCTCGAAGCCGAATTCTTCGGCGCCCGCAAAGGCTCCTACACCGGCGCATTCCAGGACCGCGATGGCTACTTTCAGGCGGCGCGCGGCGGCACATTGTTTCTGGACGAGATTGGCGACCTGCCGCTGGTGATGCAGTCCAAGCTGCTGCGCGCCATACAGGAGCGCAGCGTGCGCTCCCTGGGCTCGACCCAGGAGGAGACCGTCGATGTGCGCATCGTCAGCGCCACCCACCGCGACCTGGCCGCCGATGTGCGGGCGGGCCGCTTTCGCCAAGACTTGTACTACCGGCTGAATGTGATCGAGATCGTGATCCCCCCGCTGCGCGAGCGGCGCGAGGACCTGCCCGCACTGTGCAACGCGCTGCTGCAACGCATCGCCCAGGAATCCGGCATGCCGCTGCCCGCATTGACGGAACGCGCGTTGAACGCGATTGCAGCCCATCCGCTCAGGGGCAATGTCCGGGAACTGGAAAACCTGCTGCACCGCGCAGTGGCGCTGAGCGATGGCCAGGAGTTGCAGGTCGACTGGCCCACCGCCAAGGCGTCCGGCGCGACCCCCGATCTGCCGGCCCGGACATCGCAATCGCAGGACCCGCTCGCACGGAACAACGCCGGCTCCACGGTGCCGCTGCCGAGCGACTTGCAAGCCTGGCTCGACCAGCATGAGCGCGAGATACTGGTGCGCGCACTGCGCGAATCGCGCTTCAACCGGAGCGCGACCGCCGTCCGGCTGGGCATCAGCATGCGCCAGATCGGCTACCGCATCAAGCGCCTGAACATCGCCGTCCCGAACGATCAAGAGCCTCCAGAGCCACATGGCGGCATCGACTGA
- a CDS encoding ATP-binding protein, whose protein sequence is MSAGHPSSMVDAPFVRLWHGFLTGRVMVALALLVQQAAGQVIHQGVEPAVLAVCAAYLVATVLLRALARWGPPAPGAGIQWLPTIGVDLAAITALQLLHAGMMNYTPLFGLPILMAAVLGTLTLALGTTAGVTLLLLGWAWWMSNGSAGDDVQRYLQSALTGSGYFIVSYLVHQLSIRLAREQELAQQNRIAAYVQTQISALVIQNLTDGVLVVDENHMVRVANPAGLQLLGRGALPGRLPFMLAASAPWQPLATLAERTFRSEQPQTAEADLLHPGQSPTGLYVRTWLTSTRKAAQQTRTERLCVMFLHDLREMHARLRTEKLAAMGRMSAAVAHEIRNPLAAIVQANALLEEDLHDPAQKRLARMVQQNADRLARIAEEVLDIARVQHQISHAPTATVPLDETVAQIWQDWQAQDPVLRRAVVTLATHDTQVEFDAEHLRRVLVNLLDNALRHMGSASDSLAITTRVTRVGQASLQIWSDGAPMDKSVQRHLFEPFFSSESRSSGLGLYICRELCQRHGAAINYQRVNRNTLRGEIGGNAFIVGFRRTTRPADTSTLFDTIVV, encoded by the coding sequence ATGTCCGCCGGCCATCCTTCGTCCATGGTGGATGCGCCGTTCGTGCGCCTCTGGCACGGCTTTCTGACCGGGCGCGTGATGGTGGCGCTGGCGCTGCTGGTCCAGCAAGCCGCCGGGCAGGTCATCCACCAGGGCGTCGAGCCAGCGGTGCTGGCGGTCTGCGCGGCCTATCTGGTGGCCACCGTGCTGCTGCGCGCGCTGGCCCGGTGGGGGCCGCCAGCACCCGGCGCAGGCATCCAATGGCTGCCGACGATCGGTGTGGATCTGGCAGCCATCACGGCGCTGCAACTGCTGCACGCGGGCATGATGAACTACACGCCGCTGTTCGGCCTGCCGATCCTGATGGCCGCCGTGCTGGGCACGCTCACGCTGGCGCTGGGCACCACGGCGGGCGTGACCTTGCTGCTGCTCGGCTGGGCCTGGTGGATGAGCAACGGCAGCGCCGGTGACGACGTGCAGCGCTACCTGCAAAGCGCGCTGACAGGCTCCGGTTACTTCATCGTCAGCTACCTGGTGCACCAACTGTCCATCCGGCTGGCGCGCGAGCAGGAATTGGCGCAGCAAAACCGGATCGCCGCCTATGTGCAGACCCAGATCAGTGCGCTGGTGATACAGAACCTGACCGATGGCGTGCTGGTGGTCGATGAAAACCACATGGTCCGCGTTGCCAATCCGGCCGGGCTGCAACTGCTCGGCCGTGGCGCGCTGCCCGGACGACTGCCCTTCATGCTGGCCGCCAGCGCCCCCTGGCAGCCCTTGGCCACGCTGGCGGAGCGCACCTTTCGCAGCGAACAACCGCAGACCGCAGAAGCGGACCTGCTGCACCCGGGCCAAAGCCCTACCGGTCTGTATGTGCGCACCTGGCTGACCTCGACCCGCAAAGCCGCGCAGCAAACGCGCACCGAGCGGCTGTGCGTGATGTTTCTGCACGATTTGCGCGAGATGCATGCGCGCCTGCGCACCGAAAAGCTCGCCGCCATGGGCCGCATGTCGGCCGCCGTGGCCCATGAAATCCGCAACCCGCTGGCGGCCATCGTGCAGGCCAATGCGCTGCTCGAAGAAGACCTGCACGACCCGGCGCAAAAACGCCTGGCGCGCATGGTGCAGCAAAACGCCGACCGGCTGGCGCGCATTGCCGAAGAAGTGCTGGACATTGCCCGCGTCCAGCACCAGATCAGCCATGCCCCGACGGCCACCGTGCCGCTGGATGAAACCGTCGCCCAGATATGGCAGGACTGGCAGGCCCAGGACCCGGTGCTGCGCCGCGCGGTGGTGACGCTGGCCACGCACGACACCCAGGTCGAGTTCGACGCCGAGCATCTGCGCCGCGTGCTGGTCAACCTGCTGGACAACGCCTTGCGCCATATGGGGTCGGCAAGCGACTCGCTGGCGATCACGACGCGCGTTACCCGGGTGGGCCAGGCCAGCCTGCAAATCTGGAGCGACGGCGCACCGATGGACAAGTCCGTGCAACGCCACCTGTTCGAGCCTTTCTTTTCCTCGGAGAGTCGCTCCAGCGGACTGGGCCTGTACATTTGCCGGGAGCTATGCCAACGCCATGGGGCGGCCATCAACTACCAGCGGGTCAACCGCAACACCTTGCGCGGCGAGATCGGCGGCAACGCCTTCATCGTGGGTTTTCGCCGCACCACCCGCCCCGCCGACACCTCCACCTTGTTCGACACCATCGTGGTCTGA
- a CDS encoding PP0621 family protein, whose translation MKYLVLLLVLALAIIIWRSRRAPDAAAPKPGPAAQAPPDILACAHCGLHIPRAEALMLGDQAFCCAQHRQQHQGPV comes from the coding sequence ATGAAGTACCTGGTCTTGTTGCTGGTTCTGGCGCTGGCCATCATCATCTGGCGCAGCCGCCGCGCGCCGGATGCCGCTGCGCCCAAGCCCGGGCCCGCAGCGCAGGCGCCGCCGGACATACTCGCCTGCGCGCACTGCGGCCTGCACATTCCCCGGGCCGAAGCCCTGATGCTCGGCGACCAGGCTTTTTGCTGCGCGCAGCACCGGCAGCAGCACCAGGGCCCGGTCTGA
- a CDS encoding cytochrome C assembly family protein → MILPGASPVSWLLALAATLAYAVPAALAARRNMAAAALLVAWILHGAVLVGGLWGDSPRFGFAPVLSMTAWLVLTVYAVEQQLFPQLQARWALAGLGAAAILLAMLFPGQPLHVTASAWLPLHLALGIACYGLFAAAVVHAWLMTRAERHIRQGQDPHGGLPLLTLERLTFRFVGAGFVLLTATLLAGWLFGEALYGRAWRWDHKAVFSLLSWLTFAALLLGRALFGWRGRNAVRVLYTGSALLLLAYAGSRFVLEVVLGRNT, encoded by the coding sequence ATGATTTTACCCGGCGCTTCCCCCGTCAGTTGGCTGCTGGCCCTGGCCGCAACCCTGGCCTACGCCGTGCCGGCCGCGCTGGCAGCGCGCAGGAACATGGCTGCGGCAGCGCTGCTGGTGGCCTGGATACTGCACGGCGCGGTGCTGGTAGGGGGCCTGTGGGGCGACAGCCCGCGCTTCGGCTTTGCGCCCGTCTTGTCGATGACGGCCTGGCTGGTGCTGACGGTGTATGCGGTGGAGCAGCAATTGTTCCCGCAGTTGCAGGCCCGCTGGGCGCTGGCCGGCCTGGGCGCTGCGGCGATCTTGCTGGCCATGCTGTTTCCGGGCCAGCCCCTGCATGTGACGGCCTCGGCCTGGCTGCCGCTGCACCTGGCCCTGGGCATTGCCTGCTACGGCTTGTTTGCCGCTGCCGTGGTCCATGCCTGGCTCATGACCCGCGCCGAGCGCCATATCCGCCAGGGGCAGGACCCGCACGGCGGCCTGCCGCTGCTGACGCTGGAGCGGCTGACATTCCGTTTCGTGGGCGCCGGCTTCGTGCTGCTGACGGCCACGCTGCTGGCCGGCTGGCTGTTCGGCGAGGCGCTGTATGGCCGCGCCTGGCGCTGGGACCACAAGGCGGTGTTCTCGCTGCTGTCGTGGCTGACCTTTGCCGCCTTGCTGCTGGGCCGGGCACTGTTTGGCTGGCGCGGACGCAATGCGGTGCGCGTGCTGTACACCGGCTCGGCCTTGCTGCTGCTGGCCTATGCAGGTTCGCGCTTCGTGCTGGAAGTCGTTTTGGGCCGCAACACATGA
- the ffh gene encoding signal recognition particle protein, whose amino-acid sequence MASALADKLTRLVKELRGQARITESNVQDMLREVRMALLEADVALPVVRDFIARVKDKALGQEVLGSLKPGQTLVGIVNRELAATMGQGVADINLAAQPPAVILMAGLQGAGKTTTTAKLAKYLIEKRKKKVLTVSGDVYRPAAIEQLQTVTRQAGGAFFPSLPEQKPLDIALAALDHARKHYFDVLLVDTAGRLAIDQAMMEEIKALHAALNPVETLFVVDAMQGQDAINTARAFREALPLTGIVLTKLDGDSRGGAALSVRQITGVPIKFAGVSEKLDGLDVFDAERHAGRILGMGDIVALVEQVTAGVDIEAAQKLAAKVKSGNGFDLNDFLSQIRQMKQMGGLSSLLDKLPAQLMAKAGALDMDRADKDLRHKEGIIQSMTPLERRKPELIKATRKRRIAHGAGVHVQEVNRLLKEFEQMQGMVKKMKGGGLMKMMKTMGGMNGLPRMPF is encoded by the coding sequence ATGGCCTCCGCCCTTGCCGACAAACTCACGCGCCTCGTCAAGGAGTTGCGTGGCCAGGCCCGCATCACCGAATCGAACGTGCAGGACATGCTGCGCGAGGTGCGCATGGCCCTGCTCGAAGCCGATGTGGCCCTGCCCGTGGTGCGCGATTTCATCGCCCGCGTCAAGGACAAGGCGCTGGGCCAGGAGGTGCTGGGCTCGCTCAAGCCCGGCCAGACGCTGGTGGGCATCGTCAACCGCGAGCTTGCAGCGACCATGGGCCAGGGCGTGGCCGACATCAACCTGGCCGCCCAGCCGCCGGCCGTGATCCTGATGGCCGGTCTGCAGGGCGCCGGCAAGACCACCACCACGGCCAAGCTGGCCAAATACCTGATCGAAAAGCGCAAGAAGAAGGTGCTGACGGTCTCGGGCGACGTGTACCGCCCGGCGGCCATCGAGCAACTCCAGACGGTGACCCGGCAGGCCGGCGGCGCGTTCTTTCCCAGCCTGCCTGAGCAAAAGCCGCTGGACATCGCCCTGGCCGCGCTCGACCATGCCAGAAAGCATTACTTCGACGTGCTGCTGGTCGACACCGCCGGCCGGCTGGCCATAGACCAGGCCATGATGGAAGAAATCAAGGCGCTGCACGCGGCGCTGAACCCGGTCGAAACCCTGTTCGTGGTCGATGCCATGCAGGGCCAGGACGCGATCAACACCGCCCGGGCCTTCCGCGAGGCGCTACCGCTGACCGGCATCGTGCTGACCAAGCTCGACGGCGACTCGCGCGGCGGCGCGGCGCTGTCGGTGCGGCAGATCACCGGCGTGCCGATCAAGTTCGCCGGGGTGTCGGAAAAGCTCGATGGCCTGGATGTGTTCGATGCCGAGCGCCATGCCGGGCGCATCCTGGGCATGGGCGACATCGTGGCGCTGGTCGAGCAGGTCACGGCCGGCGTCGACATCGAGGCGGCGCAGAAACTGGCCGCCAAGGTCAAGAGCGGCAACGGGTTCGACCTGAATGACTTCCTGTCGCAAATCCGGCAGATGAAGCAGATGGGTGGCCTGTCCAGCCTGCTGGACAAGCTCCCGGCGCAACTGATGGCCAAGGCCGGCGCGCTGGACATGGACCGGGCCGACAAGGACCTGCGGCACAAGGAAGGCATCATCCAGAGCATGACGCCGCTGGAGCGGCGCAAGCCCGAACTCATCAAGGCCACCCGCAAAAGGCGCATCGCCCATGGCGCCGGCGTGCATGTGCAGGAGGTCAACCGCCTGCTCAAGGAATTCGAGCAGATGCAGGGCATGGTCAAGAAGATGAAGGGCGGCGGGCTGATGAAAATGATGAAGACGATGGGCGGCATGAACGGCCTGCCCAGGATGCCGTTCTGA